In Leptospiraceae bacterium, one DNA window encodes the following:
- a CDS encoding cytochrome C biogenesis protein — protein MFQFKIHYLSIFGIFLFLMTHNALFSDSSTTTLTNPEHIKVFNEVTSQIRCICLPSLPIKSCSFNNCRVSAYLKNFFENRIKQNETADTIVQKTVHGFGEEILNDPVVVMFLKEGNQDIVEGLVNGFGEKILATPNSLVINLTLFFVVIFGIVLIAIYSRKNKNRKIAQEFAITESDKNKYLKEAGE, from the coding sequence ATGTTTCAATTTAAAATTCATTATCTTTCTATTTTTGGTATTTTCCTATTTCTAATGACGCATAACGCACTATTTTCAGACTCTTCAACAACTACACTTACTAATCCTGAGCATATCAAAGTTTTTAATGAGGTTACAAGCCAAATTCGCTGCATCTGCCTTCCTTCCCTGCCTATTAAAAGTTGTTCTTTCAATAATTGCAGAGTGTCAGCCTATCTAAAAAACTTTTTTGAAAATAGAATCAAACAAAATGAAACCGCAGATACTATCGTACAAAAAACTGTCCACGGATTTGGAGAAGAAATTCTAAACGATCCTGTCGTAGTTATGTTTTTAAAAGAAGGAAACCAGGACATTGTAGAAGGACTTGTCAATGGGTTTGGAGAAAAAATTCTAGCTACACCAAATTCCTTAGTGATCAATTTGACTTTATTTTTCGTAGTAATTTTTGGAATTGTATTAATTGCAATCTATTCAAGAAAAAATAAGAATAGAAAGATCGCACAAGAATTCGCAATCACTGAATCAGATAAAAATAAATACTTAAAAGAAGCAGGAGAGTAA